tattatcttaaaattatcttgtaaaaaatatcattatttaaacattttaaattcctatataatataatattcttAATATAGAATTAATCCTTTTAATGTGCAatttcttttcaatttttttaattagaatttaaatacattttaatttatttcatttatagatATTATGCATGTAAAATGGCCAAACacccagttaaaaaaaaattattaattgtaGGAAATAGGTCACCTCACCTCACTGATTGGCAATCCTAGCTGAGAACACACAGTTCATTTCAAGTGTTTACATTATACATGTGCAGTGCTATaaattcataataaatcatGATTAAAATGGGTGTGTCCTTCTCTATCCTGTAGGTATTTGGTCATAGTAAATCCAATGGTGAGCCAACCTGGGCATTGCTTCTAACTGCAGGAATCTGTGAAATTGGTATCCTTATTGCTTCTGTGGATGCTGTTGCTCCAATCCTTTCAATGTAAGTATGCATTTTGGATGCTACCTGTGCACTTTCCTCTCCCATGGCACCCAAAAATCAACAGATACTGACAAACATGCCTACTTGTGGGATtgtgtcttttaaacattaaatagcaATTTGTGGAGATTGACCTGATTTTAATAGCAAAaggttatataataaaataaataaacatggacTGGCCCTGGGGAgctctttcttacttttttttatttttacatttttaagttgAAATGCAATTATTAAATACTTAAGagcatcaatattttttttcaggaatttagaaagaaaaaatcttTAGACTGGGGTTATCAGAAATTTTGCCTTAGGTACATATATTTTGATAGTTTATTAACTGATTTTGCAGcaacaatatattatacaaGTTTACTAAGACTTGttgagtgaaggaaaaaaactaaactcaATATGCCCACTGAACTTTCATGTACAACTAATGTACATGATTTGCAGAAAGTGTATTTGCTGGtgttaaatgttaattaaacagaataaataacctaaacttatattttatgaaATGAATTATAAATTCAGTTTATCATGCATGCTTTTTGTGTTGTAGGTTTTTCCTGATGTGCTACCTTTTTGTAAATTTGGCCTGTGCTGTCCAAACACTTCTGCGCACCCCGAATTGGAGGCCACGATTTAAATTCTATCACTGGTATGTTATTAAAGAGGAATCTGTGCAatcatagaaaataaatgaagtaaTTAAGATCATGCTTGTTTTGCCATTTGCTGTAATTCTTTTGCCTTATTTGTGTAATTCACGAACACATACTTGTGTTAATTGTAATGTcgaaaccattaaaaacaaaataattcttaataataataacaataatttagaTTTGGTTGTGCAACATCTTTTCAAACTTTACTTATTATATTTGTACTGCAAACATAACTCTTTATCCTCATATTGACTGttgtaatgttaaaataatagcTATGGCAGAAATTATATTAGAATAGTCAGGACACAGTCCAACTACAGTAATGTCACAGCCTCAGTTAGtgaatgttttgctttttagtCTAGCAGCATATTagtatttatgttgttttgttgacaCGTTTAAATAATATAGAACAAATCTGCCTGTAATCCCACAGGAGTCTTTCGGTCCTGGGCATGACTCTTTGTCTCACGCTTATGTTTGTTTCATCCTGGTATTACGCCCTGGTGACCATGATGATTGCaggatgtatatataaatacattgaaTACAGAGGGTGAGTCACTTTCCTTTTCACCATTTACTGTAACAAGAGGCAGTTCTTTCCTTCATGGTAATTATGCTTCTAAAACCATATAGGGCAGAGAAGGAGTGGGGTGATGGAATCAGAGGACTGTCCCTAAACGCTGCACGCTATGCTCTTATCAAGTTAGAAGAAACACCACCACATACCAAGAACTGGAGGTAAGTATAGATGTGAAAGGCTGTCATGTAGCAGACAAACAACCAAAAGTACAGGTTTCCTGGTTTTATTAAAGGCAAAGTAGCAACCAAAAAAAAGgctagaaaaaagaaaagacaatgctaggtaaaaaaaaaaatgatgaggggattgataaaaaggaaaaaaaaacaatgaaagcaGGCTATTGTGAAAGCACAACTCAAGACAGAGAGATAACAAAAGCTTAATAGTTTTACAGATACAATGCTTGTGATTCTACACAAAGTTACACTGAGTGATTTAAAAGCAGTCCAGACCATTTTTAGTAAATCCTTTGGCCCAAGATGGGTTGTTGGGTGTTGTAGGGATGGGTGTAACAAAGACATTATTCAAacattgtatttaatattaaatgcatgtaaaatttttggtttattttaggCCACAGCTCCTGGTGTTACTGAATCTTGACTCTGAAATGGCGGTGAAGCACCCACGCCTGCTCTCATTCACATCTCAGCTGAAGGCTGGGAAAGGCTTGACCATTGTGTCTTCAGTGCTGCAGGGAACCTATATGGCTCGAAGTGTTGAGGCCAAACATGCAGCAAAAGTAAGAAGAAATGAACACTACAAGCTCTTCAACTCTAAGTAAATTATAGTGTTAGAATTGCCAGCATGAAATATGGCAAATAAATGCACTAAacgggtttagttttcacagaaatatctgtatgcaatttcagcaataaaaatgttagtTTGTATAATAACggaaacaaattaaattaaaaattacaaaaaactgccttattttctcttgtatatttagtattgttttttaataatgaaaaagtaCTTCTAATCCGATTAATTGATGGAATTATCGGTAGGAtactcaattactaaaataatctataGCTGCAGCCAGTAGCTGTTATATCATATTTAATGAATAGACACTAATAACGATCCCTCAcgtttcttttttacagaatgTCAAGGCATCTATGTCTGAAGAGAAAACAAAGGGCTTCTGTCATGTTGTGGTTTGCTCTAATTTGAGAGATGGTTTCTCCAACTTGATCCAGTCAGCTGGGCTGGGAGGCATGAAGCACAATTCTGTATTGATGTCATGGCCGATCAACTGGAGACAGGCTGAGGATTCAACCTCCTGGAAAAACTTTATCGGTATGTGCATGATTTCATTTTTTAGTTGAGTCAGGtgctattaaaatgttttattcatgtaaATTTGTGCTTTCGTGATACACTGTTAAATAAGGATGGATTGTACAGGGAAAGCCACGGGAAAATAGCTCGCCTGCATTACCGGTGCTACGCTCTTTCCAGTAGGCTGTAGTCCCTTGCTCTCTGGCTACTTTTCCATGGCCCACCTTGTATATGTTGGCGTGTATTGTGTTTGGGAAAGCTATTTCTCTCTAGTTTGCCTGcttaaaacatattaaatgtaaaaaaaaaaatttaattgcacAGGGCGCCAAAACActctaaaaaaaacactaaaactaaattttattaaacataaatatgaaaaaaacataaatattattccagaataaatcaacttaaactttaaataaattaaaacattttgctttCCATGAAAATATATCcagtcaaaattatacaagttagaaatatgaacatgctgcgaaaaaacacaaaataacatatataaaaattgtgcttttaagtaaacattaaaataacaacaaatcaaaacaatcagatttatttgctcttatgccatttaaaaaaaataaacaaactttaaattacttaacattttttggtctccataaaaatatctcctgtcaaacaccagacgtctcacaccttcatcatgcagctcttcagaaactctccctcagttattaaccggctgatgtgactctgatttctcctctgttttcacaccagcttcactttgtgattttgctctggtgaaaaacttctgctgaaatgtcagattcttctttaactcttctactttctgtatcttctgctctgcattcaggttttttagCTTCtactgatgttttgtctcgtagttctgTCTTAGATTtcattccttaattacagccacattcactctacaaataagacacacaggtttaccggcagtgtcagtaaacatacacccagaatccacttttctcttggccattgtgaggggcttcacaataactttacaatagggttaaatacatcaacagaagctcgacttgattgacgctgaaATGTTCCCaggttcggtaaggcagctgaagcgctgcattatgggatccgtagtttgtgttatcagctcTTCATAtcacattaataacaataataatagatctatataaaatcatctcacgGGCCAGATATAATTCTACATCGGGCCAGATGTGGCTCGCaggccttgagtttgacacatatgttttaaagcatattttaaTTTGAAAGCAATTAACTGATTTTAACTCTTTTTGCcacagagacagtgagagagacgaCTGCTGCACACCAGGCCCTGCTTGTGGCAAAGAACATTGACTTTTTTCCGAGTAACACAGAGCGCCTGGCTGAGGGCACCATTGATGTGTGGTGGATTGTCCATGATGGAGGCCTTCTCATGCTGCTTCCATTTCTGCTTCGCCAGCACAAGGTACAAGGTTGAGAAATGCTTATGGACATTTTGAATCATGACTGATTTTCATACTCACACTGCTGCTTTCTTTAGGTGTGGAAAAAATGTAAGATGCGCATCTTTACTGTGGCACAGCTGGATGACAACAGCATTCAAATGAAGAAGGATCTGCAGATTTTTATGTATCAGCTGCGCCTGAATGCTGAAGTGGAGGTGGTGGAGATGGTGAGACATTGGTGTATGATATATCCTTTTATAAAAGGtttcctatttaaaaaaagtatcgACCTATATTCAAATGAAAACTGTTTGCTAtgaaaaagacataaaaaaaacctgaggcCTAATCAGTTATGCACATGAAAGAATTTGTGCATGTTCAaagcatcatcatcaccatattTTCCATTTACATAGCACCTTGTTTACATAGCACCTTTGTAGATaccatatacattttaaaatcagataaatgaaaatattttttttttataaaaaaggttGTAAAATATAACATACAGTAACATTACATCAAATAGTAGAGATAAAAgatagtataataatataaattctgaataaatatacagacaaactgtacatgcatgtgcaaaaatacacatataatcAGAAATCAAGCTTCAGTGCGGCAGTAAAGATAAGGCAATAATAACAGCTAGTTAATGTGGAAAAATGTTCCAGTGATAGATGGAGACTGATAAAAGTTCCAGATGTCCAagcgtataaaaaaaaaaaatagctgctTCACCATACGCCAACACAGTTTTACTtcaatacagtgtatatattttcttaaacaAACCACCTTCAAACACTGTAATACTTTTTGTTGCTATTAAGTACAAATAAGTTTCGTTGACTGTTTAAGAAGAGAGATCTTTACTATATTTACCAGTTGAATCATTAACAGGACAAAATACAATTTATctgatttatttctaaagcacCATGCTTTATATAAACACGGAATGAAAGACAGCACTGTGCTGTTAATCATTTGTGTCTTTAAAAAACGCTGCTGGTTAATACTTTTTCATGATCGTTTGTGAGATGCTGGGTGTGATTATTTTCTTACTATCTTGTACTTTGCACTATCTTTGTTATTTAGCATGAGAGTGACATCTCGGCCTTTACTTATGAGAGGACCTTAGTGATGGAGCAGCGTTCTCAAATGCTGAAACAGATACAGCTGTCCAAAActgagagggaaagagaggtaTTAACAGCATGATTATGTGGTTTCTAACACTGACAGATGGCTAAGATGGCAGAGGCTATTATTGTAttctataatgtataatgtatacttTATTAAATGTAGATGAAATTGTTGCATCATAAAAAGGGCACACTGCTTAATTCTATTCAATGAACTATACGTTTATTTTGGGAACCTGATcagtaattattaataaaaattaaacatttaagcttatgttttataaatgttaaatacatgATTTGGTCATTTTTACCCAAATTAGTAGGTCTGTTACTTTTAGATAGAGCAGAGACGTGGGAATCGCTTTTTTGTAGTAGATTGCAAAATGTTAAAACCGTATTCCATTGTATTGCATCTACTGTCCTGCTACAAATAATGCCTTATTGAACTTGTACAGTGAAAATACTTGTACTTTACAGATTATATCAAAGATTATATCACATTCAGATATAAACAGGACATTTTCCTGTTAGCAAGTATAATAAGaagaatgttttatgttttgcatttataGGGATGATCAAATGTACCAAAACATGTCACCGTTCCATTTATGGCTTACTTGTGTTCTGTGGTTGTTGTCAGATTCAAAGCATTTCAGATGAATCCAGGAGCTCTgttaaaagaaagaacaaaccaAAGGGCCCGACTCCTAACACTTTACAAGTGCCTGGCGTTGAAGACCTGGAGCATGAGGtattctctctgtttcttttacCTACCTGTTCCAGTCCAAGAGGACAATTTGTACTCTATATCTTAGACAACAATGTTAGCAAAATTATGTTGTGTTACattgtattgtctgtattttgAGGCTTATGTTTGGgtgcttttgtcttttttccaggtattttattatataaacttGGCTATTCCTTCACCTATATTGTAACTGTTACACTTTAAAGTATATTATTCATTATGGCGGCCTAAAGCTCAGTAAAAACACTATTAAATAGAAACACTTCTGCAGTTCACAGAATATATTTCCATTCCCACCTGTTATAGTAAGGCTTGTCTTTTTCTGTGTGAATTTTATAGGCTCACATGTTTCATGAAAGAAATTCTAAGTGCCATGGTGGCCAGCAAGAAAGGAACAGCCCTGACACTCATCAGGTCCACATGACTTGGACTAAAGAGAAATATGCTGCTGAGAGGCATCGACAACGTGAGGCTGGAGCAGGCATACGAGACTTCTTTAACATGAAGCCGTGAGTACTATGCAAACTGACATGAGAATACAACGGCAAACATAACTTTAGCTATATATCGAGTATTTTACAGATGCATTATTGAATGCAACATTGAAATTATAATGCTTTATATCATAAAAGTtctaaaaccatttttttttcttgtttcatCTTTTTCAGAGAGTGGGAACATCTGTAAGTCATATTTAATTCTGTTTAAGATAATCTCTGGTTAAAAATGCTTATACTTTATGTTCTGTTTCTAGTCATTATGACTGTGTTCTTATTACAGTTTGCTAAAGGTTAAGCAAAAGCAACATGTTCTTTCTAAAAAAGTAGGGACAGACTGCCTGTATAATTGTGGCAGTTCTAAGCTCAGTGGAGAAAAAGGTTAGCAGGTTTCTTATCTGTTAGAGAAAAACACTGAGCTGTTATGGAAACAGAATCAGCATGTGGGTGCAAGCTGATATAGTTTGCTCAGCAGTTGTGAGTGTTCAGTTAGCATGATATAAAAGGTTACaagttataaaaaatgtttggtaAACGTCTGTATGGTTTTTATTTAACAGAAGCCATTCCAATGTCAGAAGAATGCACACCGCAGTCAAACTGAATGAAGCTGTGGTCAACAAATCTCAGGATGCCCATCTTGTCTTACTGAATATGCCTGGACCACCTAAAAACAAGGGTGGTGATGAGAACTGTATCCTTTTTCAATTCATAGCCTAATATTCAGGTTTAGTATTGATTAGCTGATAGTCTATAAATAACAGTAGATTCTAACAGCTTTAGAAAAGCTGTGCCTAATGGTTTAGAGTTCAGCcactaaaaaatattattttttagatattgtGTGTGCAATCAATTATAGCCACAAGATCTTATATTAAGGTAATAACATAGGTTGGGATGTAAGCGCTTTTTAATGCTCCAAATTCACTGTTTTGAGATATATtctgtctggatttttttataaacattctcatataaatatataaattcagttGGATTAATGGGTTAATGAAAAATGTCGAAGTGAATAATTGCATGTATTGTAATTAATGCGCTGTGGCTGTTAGAAACATTTCATCCTTGACAGGAATCGCTCAGACATGGAATTTTTGGAGGTGTTAATGGAAGGTTTGGAGCGGGTTCTGCTAGTACGAGGTGGAGGAAGAGAAGTCATCACCATCTACTCATAGTTCACAATGAAAATGAGTAGTACTCAGGGAATGTTTAACATCAATATTTTAACTACAACTGGAAAATCAGTTAGACCTATTCAGAAAAGCTTCATTTGGTCAAACCTGTTCTTAATTCTGTCTTaagcatttatttctatttttatagcacAAATAATAGAATTACAGATCAAATACCCATATGACATTTAAGTACATATATTTCTGATGCACACTATGATAGAAAGGATGTGTTCACATCTGACACATAAAACACTATTTACCAAAGGTTTTATTGGGCACCAAAATAAAGATTTCACATCATCTCTAAAGATTTCCCTGGAGATATGACATAATTAGCAAAATAATAAGTATAACATATTAACAAAAGCCTTTTCTGGTAATACCGAACAATAGCAAAACCCTACATCTGTATGAAAGTGAAACtaaatattgatattatatattaaacttggttatattacattatattttatattatagatGCTGTTATGTTATATTAACGTTGTTGtcactgatattttttttctttcgatttttttaatataatatgctGCTATTGTAATAGGAAAGTGTTTCTTCCTATTGACTATCGAAGGGTGTCATTTCTGAACAAGAAGACTTTTATTATGCAATTCATTTATGTAAATCCCAGAATTTCAAAAAAGGAGTTGTGGAAGATGTAGTTTAATGAAGACTGAAATATATACATGGTGGTGCATGTGATGCCTGCTGTTAACAATGTTCTTGTGGAAAAAGATGAGATGAGACTGATATTATAGCAAACACCTCATTAGCtcagataaatatgtatatagagACACTGTACAGAAATGTGTACATAGATAGGATGTCTTGATTTTCTAACAAGTGGCCTTTAAGTATTTTTGTTCATTCTTAGTCAAACAGTACAATGTGGTAGCATGCACTGTTTTAGAGTTAGTATGTTTGTgaaaattagcatttttgtgtttattgcatTGTCTATTATGTTAACAGTCTATGTTAGTAAACCTCCAGGCTTGGAATCCTTTTGTTTGATGGATTGTTTTTACTTCCACACTAAAGGCAGgtgattttttattaaacaatttattctTCCAATAAATTCACTGGAATGAAccacttgtttttttctattgtctacatttactttttaattattttagcaTTTAAGGCCACAACATAGTCCAGTTTTATATCTGTAAAATATGGTGTTTACACTGTAGCTACAACTGATGAAAAGATGGGCAAAAAAAGGTAATGAAGCGAAAAAGAAGAGTGCAGCACTCTTTATTAGGCAAAGAAACTCACAATAATCAGAAGAAAATGGTAtgagaggaaaagaaggaatgaaaagtgaaaataattagaaataggaagaaatgtaaaaaagtatacaggtcaagagaaaaaaaagcaagaagagCTTGAATGCCTGGCAACCCAATTTTTTAAATACCGCACTAACAAGAGTCAGATGCGtggacagacacacaaatacatggCAACCAAGAAACATCAGCTATTGGCTatgacattgaaaaaaaaagctactgaTAAATCTCACTGTTATGCAGACATACTGTTAATTTTCTTAAATCTACTTGATTTTATTAAACGTCTTCTATTTGTATGTTAcatacaggatttttttttttttaaaaaaccttAATGCATTATActcatttttacacattgtacATTGTTTACATCCAACACACAGCAGCCTATACATATTTGGACATCctatatatttttctatgcaattaatgtttattttatacaaaattacattttattattgtgtcTTGAATCTTCTTTCTCacctcaaaaaaacaaataataattcaaGTAGTGCATTTCTTCTCTGATCTTttcaaaagacaaaataaactgTAATCTGTTTGTTAGGGAGTGATTTGTTGATATTATTAAAGTTTAGATAAAATCATGTCCTTAAACTGATGTTCTGATGTACACAGTCATTTACATATAGATGTATATGTGGATGACTGTACAGTTTCCTGAATGTAGCTTTCAAGGTAATGGTGCATCATTCATCTCTGCATCTAGCCTTGTAATGGACTCGAACAAATAAATCATGTCAATCAGGAAAAACACCATCACTGTTAAACAAGACAAAGAAAGTAATTAGTAATGCTTATCTTCACAGCACAAGGTCAGGACCTTTAGCCTCGagtctttctctcattttaacATTAGGTGGGTGTTGAGTGGGACACAGTgacagaggcacacaattattgccatgtaataaaatatcatttGTTACAAGTGCTTAAATTGTGTGCTATGACCACAAGTTATTATACATAAAACGGATTTAAAATATATGAGAATGATGTGGTGGTAATAGTATTGTCATAGGGTCCAAATGAATTAGTTCACTAGAACAAACATTTGAATTATTTAACAATGTATTATTTTGCTTTCCTAAAAATTTGAACAACAATATATAGTTAGAGCTTACTGTATGTGTAACCGTCCAGATAAATGCTATAATGTTCagattatttacatttgcatttcaaATACTATCATCTTATTAGATTGTGCTATGATAACCAAACTCATTTTGCCTTCCAATAAAAGTCTCTTTATTTAATCGAgactgaaaaataaatcacttcTTTCTTTGACATTGCCAAACCAGCAGTTCATATATACATGACATACTGATGAGTATTGACACAAACCTTTACATACACCCCAAATGCTCACACATACAGAGGAAGAAGAGGCAGAGTACATGGggtatatattat
The DNA window shown above is from Silurus meridionalis isolate SWU-2019-XX chromosome 12, ASM1480568v1, whole genome shotgun sequence and carries:
- the LOC124394701 gene encoding solute carrier family 12 member 7-like isoform X1; this translates as MFLGKMPTNFTVVPVEDCNSSGSNYDCNNPDGERRELLRGPSSGDETPGEDSPFLTVPDLDRSCDGKNMALFEEEMDSTPMVSALLNKLANYTNLTQGVVDHEKAESDDGTKRVTVRGPHMGTFIGVYLPCVQNILGVVLFLRLTWIVGTAGILGSFAIVCMCCACTLLTAISMSAIATNGMVPAGGSYYMISRALGPEFGGAVGLCFYLGTTFAGSMYILGTMEIFLMYIVPTGALFNEQLDNMRVYGTCCLTLMTLVVFVGVRYVNKLALVFLSCVILSIMAIYAGVIRTVISPPDFQICMLGNRTLKNIEFDKCMKTEVINNITYTTDLWRLFCNSSFLNATCDEYFNKNNLTEIKGIPGLLSGVITDNLWGEYGSDRMPVEKQNQVSAPVYESVSENSKDYLPYVYNDITTFFTMMVGIYFPSVTGIMAGSNRSGDLKDAQRSIPFGTIMAIITTSIIYISCVVLFGACMEGVLLRDKFGLSVKGSPVIGTLAWPSPWVIVIGSFFSCCGAGLQSLTGAPRILHAIAHDGIIPFLQVFGHSKSNGEPTWALLLTAGICEIGILIASVDAVAPILSMFFLMCYLFVNLACAVQTLLRTPNWRPRFKFYHWSLSVLGMTLCLTLMFVSSWYYALVTMMIAGCIYKYIEYRGAEKEWGDGIRGLSLNAARYALIKLEETPPHTKNWRPQLLVLLNLDSEMAVKHPRLLSFTSQLKAGKGLTIVSSVLQGTYMARSVEAKHAAKNVKASMSEEKTKGFCHVVVCSNLRDGFSNLIQSAGLGGMKHNSVLMSWPINWRQAEDSTSWKNFIETVRETTAAHQALLVAKNIDFFPSNTERLAEGTIDVWWIVHDGGLLMLLPFLLRQHKVWKKCKMRIFTVAQLDDNSIQMKKDLQIFMYQLRLNAEVEVVEMHESDISAFTYERTLVMEQRSQMLKQIQLSKTEREREIQSISDESRSSVKRKNKPKGPTPNTLQVPGVEDLEHEAHMFHERNSKCHGGQQERNSPDTHQVHMTWTKEKYAAERHRQREAGAGIRDFFNMKPEWEHLSHSNVRRMHTAVKLNEAVVNKSQDAHLVLLNMPGPPKNKGGDENYMEFLEVLMEGLERVLLVRGGGREVITIYS
- the LOC124394701 gene encoding solute carrier family 12 member 7-like isoform X2, translated to MDYREGLRSKQLGDETPGEDSPFLTVPDLDRSCDGKNMALFEEEMDSTPMVSALLNKLANYTNLTQGVVDHEKAESDDGTKRVTVRGPHMGTFIGVYLPCVQNILGVVLFLRLTWIVGTAGILGSFAIVCMCCACTLLTAISMSAIATNGMVPAGGSYYMISRALGPEFGGAVGLCFYLGTTFAGSMYILGTMEIFLMYIVPTGALFNEQLDNMRVYGTCCLTLMTLVVFVGVRYVNKLALVFLSCVILSIMAIYAGVIRTVISPPDFQICMLGNRTLKNIEFDKCMKTEVINNITYTTDLWRLFCNSSFLNATCDEYFNKNNLTEIKGIPGLLSGVITDNLWGEYGSDRMPVEKQNQVSAPVYESVSENSKDYLPYVYNDITTFFTMMVGIYFPSVTGIMAGSNRSGDLKDAQRSIPFGTIMAIITTSIIYISCVVLFGACMEGVLLRDKFGLSVKGSPVIGTLAWPSPWVIVIGSFFSCCGAGLQSLTGAPRILHAIAHDGIIPFLQVFGHSKSNGEPTWALLLTAGICEIGILIASVDAVAPILSMFFLMCYLFVNLACAVQTLLRTPNWRPRFKFYHWSLSVLGMTLCLTLMFVSSWYYALVTMMIAGCIYKYIEYRGAEKEWGDGIRGLSLNAARYALIKLEETPPHTKNWRPQLLVLLNLDSEMAVKHPRLLSFTSQLKAGKGLTIVSSVLQGTYMARSVEAKHAAKNVKASMSEEKTKGFCHVVVCSNLRDGFSNLIQSAGLGGMKHNSVLMSWPINWRQAEDSTSWKNFIETVRETTAAHQALLVAKNIDFFPSNTERLAEGTIDVWWIVHDGGLLMLLPFLLRQHKVWKKCKMRIFTVAQLDDNSIQMKKDLQIFMYQLRLNAEVEVVEMHESDISAFTYERTLVMEQRSQMLKQIQLSKTEREREIQSISDESRSSVKRKNKPKGPTPNTLQVPGVEDLEHEAHMFHERNSKCHGGQQERNSPDTHQVHMTWTKEKYAAERHRQREAGAGIRDFFNMKPEWEHLSHSNVRRMHTAVKLNEAVVNKSQDAHLVLLNMPGPPKNKGGDENYMEFLEVLMEGLERVLLVRGGGREVITIYS